The window TGTGGATCGAAGATCGGCGCCTTGTCTGGGAAGGAACAGCGTGTTGCGGTGATCCGTTGGACGCCGACTCCTTGGACAAACTTTTGGGAATTGCTGAGTTCCTTCTTGCGATGGTGCTTGAAACTTGCTCCGCTTGGGTGTTGCTCTTAGGAGACGTAGTTTTTCGTTTCTTCGCTTCAGAACTTCGGGTGATTCGGACATCGTCAGGGTTAGTTTGTGTTTCCTCTTGAGTTGTGACATCCTCAACGAAGGAAACACTCTTGCCCTTTTTGGAAGTGGAATCTTTGCCGGCCGATTTGCGTGCGTTCCCTCCTTTGGGCTGCCCGAGTGGCTTCCGGACGGAGGCAGCCTCAACCGACCTCTTCGACGCGGCGTGACTGTGCTCGATCGAGTCGAACCAAATCTGGTTATAGCCGCGCGTTATTATACGCGACTCGCACGTCGGATTGGGGCAAACCCAGGCAACGGTGTTGTGTTTGCTGATGGTTTTCTCCACCCGATAGCTGAACCCGCGGAAGGAGATGTACTTTTGGGTCGTGTGCATCGGCACGGGAGTGGTGTACCAGACTTCCGGTTTCGGTGCCAGGTTATCGTACAGCAATGGTGAGTTTCCTGAAAATTTGGAGAGAATCgttaaaatacaacaaatctAGTActtctttttaacaaaaaaggtACCTGGGTTCACCACAACCGTGTCAAAATCCTGCTCGTGAATTCTCTGGTAGTTGCCTCGCCGCGGATGGTTGTGGCCGTGGCGTCCGACCCTAATTTCGTTTACAGCACGAGTGTACATCAGAGCGGGGCAGGTCTGTTCGGCACAACGCCACGTATTCTCCGAAACGAGATTGTACCTGTGGCCACGGAACACGAAACAACGGTCCCCTCCGCGTGTTGTCGTGTACTGGAGGTCGGCCTTGTACCAAGTCCGCGGAACTGGTATTTGATCCGCTTGAAGAATGGACGGTTCAGCTGGAATGGTAAAAAATGTATGAGAAATGTAGTACTagaactttttctttttttagaataaacaaaGATAAAACTGCAATTGTAGTACTAGATTAGCCACAAAAATTAAACACTTTTAAAcggtttgaaacatttttactgATATTCAATAGGCTCGAGTTTAATCTGTAACGGTTCACCCACTGGACCAGCATCGCCTTCACCGCCCGACCTCGACCGCTTGTTTCGCGGTCCCCCATGGTTGTGGTTGTTGGGGCCGTACCACAGCTTGTCGACGCCGCGCGTAATCACCCGACAGGTGCAGCCTTGCCGCGAGCAGGTCCACCCGATCGTGCCGGCCAGGCGCGCCGTGCGGGACACGTGAAACCCGAACCCCCGGAAGGACAGATTGCGCTTGCCCCGTTTGCTCTCGAAAAAGCGCAACGGAACGGTGTACCAGGTGCGGAAGCTCGGTTCCTGGTCGTCCGGCAGCGGCGGGGGGTTTTCTGGAAcgggaaaattgtaaaaaataataatgacaaGCTAAAACACCGAGCTCGGGGCTTAGTTCAAGTACtagattaaataaaataaatttcaaagcaCAATTAATATTAGGTGAAGTACTAGAATACACACCCGGATCGACCGTTTCTCCGTCAACGTCCCTTTCGTGCGTCTTTTGGTGACTGCCGAAGCGTGGATGAGTGTGGGCGTGCGGTCCCACCATCAGCCGATCGTCACGCTGGGTGTTCAGCAGGGCCATACACTTGGTTTTGTAGCAGCGCCAGGAGAATGCGTCGTTTGCCTTGACGGTTTCGCAGTTGTACCGGTGGCCGCGGAACGTGATGCACCGGAATCCTTGCCTGTTTTTCGTGTACTCCAGCTTGACGGTGTACCACCTTCCGACTTGAGGAATTTCGTCCGGTTGTAGAACTGGTGGGCCACCTGAAATGGTACAATAATTGTGTTAATTCAGAGAATATGAAAAAAGACCTGGAATGGAATTAAAGTTCATTATTAATTCTTCAAAGTCGAAGTAACAATTTTCCTCGAATTTATTCAACgtgatttcaatttcaaaattattctatATCAATTGGTTCCACCTTAACCTCTATGTATTCAACGTCATCCCCCATTGGGTCGACCTCCTCTTTCAACTTTGGAACATTGTCAGTTTTCGGAGCATTGTCATTTTTCGCTGCATTGTCACTTTTCGGAACACTTTGCTTCGGCGCAGTACTAGCTTTCTGGGCCTGACCACCGTCAGCCAGTTTCTGGTCGCTTTGCTTCACCCTAAGCGCTCGGAACGCGCTCGGTGCGTGATTATGGGGTCGCGGACACAGCCAAACCTGATCCTTGCCGCGAGTGATGATGAAGCTGCTGCACGCGGGCTTGGGACAAATCCACGTCACGGTATCCCCCGACCGTGTCTTCTTCTCCATGTTGTACTCGTGGCCGTGGAACCGGACGCTCAGCTTGCTCACCTTGTTGCGGAAGAACTTCAGCGGAACCGTGTACCAGATCGAGGGCATCGGCGTTTGGTGGTCGTGCAGCAGCGGCGGTGGTTTCGCTGGggatttaaaagattttcttaTTCTAGTACTGCACTTATAGGGGAAACGGCTGACTTACAAGGCACTTGCAGCGCTGGTTGGACGTTCTGGTACTGCGGCGCTAGTTGGGACACTTTCTTGCTGAAAACCATCGCCTTGTTGCCGAGGCACGCGTGGTTGTGAGCATGGGATTTGATCTTGAGGCAGTTTTCACCCAGTGTGAATACCATGGCGGGGCAGTCACGCTCGGAGCATTTCCACGAAATTACggcatcgggaaacagcttctGACGGTCGTAGCGGTAGCCGCGGAAGAGCAGAATGCTTCCATTGCTGTTTTTGGCGTATTGCAGCTCCACGTAGTACCAGGTTGATGGTTTGGGGACTTGGTTCGATTCCAGAACCGTTGGTTGAtctggaaaaaaaaagaaaattaaattagaattaagatttaaataaatttcaagcaaGAAAAACGAATTTCTTTGTTTTAAcatcaaatatatttaaaagtaCAATCTTTGGGCGATTTAAAACTAATATGGCACTTTGTATTGCACAGGTAAAAAAATCAGTCTATCTCAATTGGTTCGTTTTTGATCTGAACGCATTCTACTACTTCGTCCGAGCCAAATCCGTCAAGGCACTGCGGTTCATGGTTGTGGGGTCGGGCCTGAACCTGGAACTTGTTGTCATGACGGGTGACGAGCTTGCTTCTGCACTTGAACCGCGAGCAGGTCCAGCTGCAGGTATCGTTCCGACCGGGTCTTCCCTTGAAGTAAATGTACCCCCGGAAGTTGAGATTCGTTGTTCCTCGCTTGTTTTGGAAAATCCTCAGCGGAGCCGTGTACCACGTCTTTGGAATCGGTTCCTGGCCTTCCATCAACAGCGGTGGGTtgtctgaaaaaagtttcaaaaccgAGATTAGTTTGAGGTCACCAATTTAAGCCGCCTCACACTAACCCGGATCGTTAACCGTATCTGAATCCCCGGCGTTCGTCTTCTGGCTGATGTCGTTCGTGACTCGGGCATGTCTGTGCGGCTGCGGGCCAAGCTTGGCCCAGTGGTTACCGCGGGTGCACAGCGAAGCCATGCATTTCTCCTTGAAGCAGCGCCAGTAGGCCAAAAAGCTGGCGGTCCGAGTCTGGAAGCGGTACCGGTGGCCGCGGAACATTACGCACGGACGGCCGCGCGAATTTTGCGCGTACTGTAGCGTCGGCACGGTGTACCACTGCGACGTTTGCGGTATTTCCCAGTCGTGCAGGAAGGGGGCGTTGGCTGAAAGGTAGAAGAAGATGGTTAGCGAGTGAGGTACTAGATTGGTAAAAAAGACGATCAAAAACGTTGTTTTTAGTTCatgttttcttttattattaattttgctcAGTTGTCCAAAAATGACTCAAATCAAACGCCATTCTAGTACTTCACTAAAGATCGACGGGTTCGTTcttgatttcgattttttcgatcGCGTTTCGCCGTTCGTG of the Culex pipiens pallens isolate TS unplaced genomic scaffold, TS_CPP_V2 Cpp_Un0029, whole genome shotgun sequence genome contains:
- the LOC128093735 gene encoding uncharacterized protein LOC128093735 encodes the protein MYTRAVNEIRVGRHGHNHPRRGNYQRIHEQDFDTVVVNPGNSPLLYDNLAPKPEVWYTTPVPMHTTQKYISFRGFSYRVEKTISKHNTVAWVCPNPTCESRIITRGYNQIWFDSIEHSHAASKRSVEAASVRKPLGQPKGGNARKSAGKDSTSKKGKSVSFVEDVTTQEETQTNPDDVRITRSSEAKKRKTTSPKSNTQAEQVSSTIARRNSAIPKSLSKESASNGSPQHAVPSQTRRRSSIHSSATDKDNPLMVWLPNASESTPQLPKAQEESIEIE
- the LOC128093740 gene encoding uncharacterized protein LOC128093740; this encodes MFRGHRYRFQTRTASFLAYWRCFKEKCMASLCTRGNHWAKLGPQPHRHARVTNDISQKTNAGDSDTVNDPDNPPLLMEGQEPIPKTWYTAPLRIFQNKRGTTNLNFRGYIYFKGRPGRNDTCSWTCSRFKCRSKLVTRHDNKFQVQARPHNHEPQCLDGFGSDEVVECVQIKNEPIEID
- the LOC128093734 gene encoding uncharacterized protein LOC128093734, which gives rise to MLKQRNSFFLLEIYLNLNSNLIFFFFPDQPTVLESNQVPKPSTWYYVELQYAKNSNGSILLFRGYRYDRQKLFPDAVISWKCSERDCPAMVFTLGENCLKIKSHAHNHACLGNKAMVFSKKVSQLAPQYQNVQPALQVPSKPPPLLHDHQTPMPSIWYTVPLKFFRNKVSKLSVRFHGHEYNMEKKTRSGDTVTWICPKPACSSFIITRGKDQVWLCPRPHNHAPSAFRALRVKQSDQKLADGGQAQKASTAPKQSVPKSDNAAKNDNAPKTDNVPKLKEEVDPMGDDVEYIEVKVEPIDIE
- the LOC128093742 gene encoding uncharacterized protein LOC128093742, producing the protein MALLNTQRDDRLMVGPHAHTHPRFGSHQKTHERDVDGETVDPENPPPLPDDQEPSFRTWYTVPLRFFESKRGKRNLSFRGFGFHVSRTARLAGTIGWTCSRQGCTCRVITRGVDKLWYGPNNHNHGGPRNKRSRSGGEGDAGPVGEPLQIKLEPIEYQ